The genomic interval CCTTTCCAGAGACCCGTCTCGATCGCCATGCTTGATACGCTACAAACTCGCCTCTACGAACTTGAGTCCTTTGCCAACGGGTTAGTCTCCAGCCAGCTCGCCCACATCACCCCCACCAGCATTGCCATCATTACCCTGGCGGGATTGCTAACAAGCCTCACCCCCTGCATGTTGTCCATGCTGCCGATTACCGTCGGCTACATTGGCGGCTACGAAGCCACCACCCGCCTGCAGGCTGCCATTCAATCCCTGTGGTTTGCCCTGGGTTTGGCGACGACCCTCGCGGCGCTGGGGGTGTTTGCCGCCCTGGTGGGCCAGGTTTATGGACAAGTGGGGCTGGGGCTGCCGATTGTGGTTAGCGTGGTGGCGATCGCCATGGGCCTATACCTCCTCGATGCCCTACCGATTCCCCTGCCGAACCTAGGCGGCACCGACTGGATTGCGGCAGATTGGCCGCGGGGTCTACGCTCCTACCTCTTGGGGTTAACCTTTGGCCTAGTCGCCTCCCCTTGCAGCACCCCGGTTCTAGCCACTCTCCTAGCCTGGATGGTGGAAACGGCGGATCCTTTAGTTGGCAGTGGCCTGTTGCTCTGCTACGCCATTGGGTATGTGGCT from Leptolyngbya sp. CCY15150 carries:
- a CDS encoding cytochrome c biogenesis protein CcdA; this translates as MLDTLQTRLYELESFANGLVSSQLAHITPTSIAIITLAGLLTSLTPCMLSMLPITVGYIGGYEATTRLQAAIQSLWFALGLATTLAALGVFAALVGQVYGQVGLGLPIVVSVVAIAMGLYLLDALPIPLPNLGGTDWIAADWPRGLRSYLLGLTFGLVASPCSTPVLATLLAWMVETADPLVGSGLLLCYAIGYVAPLVLAGTFTASIKKLLELRRWSGWITPASGVLLVGFGVFSILLRVLPSGA